In one Armatimonadota bacterium genomic region, the following are encoded:
- a CDS encoding ABC transporter substrate-binding protein translates to MLLNHVATAAAAALLVGSVVLSESLVKPEPRKDGRVVVTYWEKWSDFEAEAMRKVVDKFNKSQDKIFVEFSSVSNVAGKTLLATSGGIPPDIAGLFGPNVAQYAYNNAVIPLDEMAAEAGIKRDNYIHQYYDFCTYRGHLWALPTTPASTALHYNRKLLADSGWDPNSPPKTLEELTKLDEMAFKKENGVIVRMGFLPSEPGWWNWAWGPIFGGKFWNGTDRITMTDPNNIEGYTWMGSFAKRYGSGTVQSFQQGFGGFNSAQNAFMDNKVACVLQGVWMANFIEKHNPDLDWGAAPFPYPEKRPDLANSSLLDLDILVIPVGAKHPKEAFEFIKFVQQQENMELLCLGQKKHSPLAQVSPGFFENHPNPNIELFQNLSKSGTTLAPPKTPIWPQWSDEINTMVQSINSGSKTPEQALRDVQTKMQPILDNCLRHERALGIQPRSEDNGE, encoded by the coding sequence ATGTTGTTGAACCACGTTGCGACCGCCGCCGCTGCCGCCCTTCTGGTCGGTTCTGTGGTTTTGAGCGAGTCCCTGGTCAAGCCCGAGCCCCGCAAAGATGGCCGGGTTGTGGTGACCTATTGGGAAAAGTGGAGCGATTTTGAAGCCGAGGCGATGCGCAAAGTCGTCGACAAGTTCAACAAGTCGCAAGACAAGATTTTCGTCGAGTTTTCCAGCGTTTCCAACGTGGCCGGCAAAACCCTTTTGGCCACCAGCGGAGGGATCCCGCCCGACATTGCCGGCTTGTTCGGGCCCAACGTCGCCCAGTACGCCTACAACAATGCGGTGATCCCATTGGACGAAATGGCGGCCGAAGCGGGGATCAAACGCGACAACTACATCCACCAGTATTACGATTTCTGCACATACCGCGGCCACCTGTGGGCGCTGCCAACCACCCCCGCATCAACCGCGCTCCATTACAACCGCAAGCTTTTGGCCGATTCCGGCTGGGATCCTAATTCCCCCCCTAAGACCCTGGAAGAGCTGACAAAATTGGACGAGATGGCCTTCAAAAAGGAAAACGGGGTCATTGTGCGCATGGGCTTCTTGCCGAGTGAGCCCGGCTGGTGGAACTGGGCTTGGGGCCCGATTTTCGGCGGGAAGTTTTGGAACGGCACCGACAGGATCACGATGACGGATCCCAACAACATCGAGGGCTACACCTGGATGGGGAGCTTTGCCAAGCGTTACGGTTCGGGGACGGTGCAGTCCTTCCAACAAGGGTTCGGGGGGTTCAACTCGGCCCAAAACGCTTTTATGGATAACAAAGTCGCCTGCGTTTTGCAAGGCGTGTGGATGGCCAACTTCATTGAAAAGCACAATCCGGACTTGGATTGGGGTGCGGCGCCGTTCCCTTACCCGGAGAAGCGGCCGGATCTTGCCAATTCCAGCCTGCTGGACCTGGACATTTTGGTGATCCCGGTTGGGGCCAAGCATCCCAAAGAGGCGTTCGAATTCATCAAGTTCGTGCAGCAACAAGAGAACATGGAGCTCCTCTGCCTTGGGCAAAAAAAGCATTCACCCCTGGCGCAAGTCAGCCCTGGGTTCTTTGAAAACCACCCGAACCCCAACATCGAACTCTTCCAGAATCTCTCCAAATCCGGGACGACTTTGGCCCCGCCAAAAACCCCGATCTGGCCGCAATGGAGCGACGAGATCAATACGATGGTGCAGAGCATCAATAGTGGATCCAAAACCCCCGAACAAGCCCTGCGCGACGTTCAAACGAAAATGCAACCGATTCTCGACAATTGCCTGCGCCATGAACGGGCGCTCGGCATCCAACCCCGCTCCGAGGACAACGGCGAATGA
- a CDS encoding carbohydrate ABC transporter permease: protein MAKKSLKHQNLTSVAVVHLVLIVLSAIFLIPLIWMISTSLKTERQASAFPPVWIPSPIVLENYNTAWTYNQEQMHGQAPMLIYARNSLLIAILAVSGTVVSNAIVAYSFARLKWPGRDLAFAVTLATMMVPFPVLMVPLFGMFKEFGWVGTFRPLWIPAWFGGAFNIFLLRQFFRTIPFELSEAAKIDGCSEWGIFYKVVAPLAKPALAVVALFSFMFVWNDFLAPLLYLQNQDTWTLAIGLQAFRSQAGSAPIHLQMAASTMVVAPIIILFFFAQKQFIQGIATSGLKG, encoded by the coding sequence ATGGCCAAGAAATCACTCAAACACCAGAACCTGACCAGCGTTGCGGTCGTCCACCTTGTCCTCATCGTCCTTTCGGCAATCTTCCTGATCCCGTTGATCTGGATGATTTCGACTTCTCTCAAAACCGAGCGTCAAGCCTCGGCCTTCCCGCCGGTCTGGATCCCCTCGCCGATAGTGTTGGAGAACTACAACACCGCCTGGACCTACAACCAAGAACAGATGCACGGCCAAGCGCCGATGCTGATTTATGCCCGCAACTCCTTGCTTATCGCGATTCTCGCCGTGAGCGGCACAGTGGTCTCCAACGCGATCGTGGCCTATTCGTTCGCCCGGCTCAAGTGGCCCGGCCGCGACCTTGCCTTTGCCGTGACCCTGGCCACGATGATGGTTCCGTTCCCGGTTTTGATGGTGCCCCTGTTCGGCATGTTCAAAGAATTCGGGTGGGTCGGCACCTTCCGCCCGCTGTGGATCCCAGCGTGGTTTGGTGGCGCGTTCAACATCTTTTTGCTCCGCCAATTTTTCCGCACGATCCCATTTGAACTCTCAGAAGCGGCCAAAATCGACGGCTGCAGCGAATGGGGGATTTTCTACAAAGTCGTTGCCCCATTGGCCAAACCGGCCCTTGCCGTCGTTGCCCTCTTTAGTTTCATGTTCGTGTGGAACGACTTTTTGGCCCCGTTGCTCTATTTGCAAAACCAAGACACCTGGACCTTGGCCATCGGCTTGCAGGCGTTCCGTTCCCAGGCCGGTTCGGCCCCCATCCATCTCCAAATGGCGGCTTCCACCATGGTGGTCGCGCCCATCATCATCCTGTTCTTCTTTGCCCAAAAGCAGTTCATCCAAGGGATCGCGACCAGCGGGCTAAAAGGGTGA
- a CDS encoding cellulase family glycosylhydrolase yields MALASLSLAVALASPLPKLPALQVQGSQLVNPAGNVVLLKGTNLGNWFVIEPWMLGWTEGESQIGDQYEIEATLAKRFGESEKNRLMDLYRSNWIRPRDFKVIKSFGMNVVRLPMNYRLFEDDSNPYHLRKDAFKWIDRAVDMAAAQGLYTILDMHGVQGGQSPYDHTGHAGQNHLWDNPENPKRLAWLWGELAKRYRSNPAVVAYDVFNEPYGGSHTQIKAAFAPCYLAIRQFDPDKLIFAMGSYDGFSFYGTPTENGWHNVGYQMHYYPGLFGGGDPSPETHADHIAGLASVAEEAKRFQGPFLVGEMNVVFKSAGGGPLMRRYFDLHAGYGWHTTMWAYRLNKPDAKPEEDSWGMVVNQNPTPRISIKSSSKSAIETFFKSLGEMELRVNEPLRRAMTAKSPPAVSLPKPPKRRTVAPKGVIPGWNLDEIGTDIPGGVEELGQDRFAVYGAGADIWGQQDAFVFLNQRVVGDFSIQVEVTGLERIEAYSKAGLMIRSTTAPGSPHVLLSLFPSGEVQMAVRQAAGDSTEGFGDVGKLEFGKAWLRLTRKANFVIGQISTDGRSWRTVKKVAVPGWPEEVMAGVVSLSHRPGWLARAEYRGVNIQK; encoded by the coding sequence ATGGCGTTAGCTTCCTTGAGTTTGGCGGTCGCCTTGGCATCACCTCTCCCCAAATTGCCGGCTTTGCAAGTTCAAGGTAGCCAATTGGTGAATCCTGCGGGCAATGTAGTGCTCCTTAAAGGGACAAACCTCGGCAACTGGTTCGTGATCGAACCCTGGATGCTAGGCTGGACGGAAGGGGAATCGCAAATCGGCGACCAGTACGAGATCGAAGCGACTTTGGCCAAGCGATTCGGTGAATCTGAGAAGAACCGACTAATGGATCTCTACCGGTCGAACTGGATCCGGCCGCGCGACTTCAAAGTTATCAAATCATTTGGGATGAATGTGGTTCGCCTCCCGATGAACTACCGCTTGTTCGAGGACGATTCCAACCCATACCACCTAAGAAAAGACGCCTTCAAATGGATCGACCGGGCGGTGGACATGGCCGCTGCGCAGGGCCTTTACACGATTTTGGACATGCATGGCGTCCAGGGCGGTCAATCGCCGTATGACCACACGGGCCATGCGGGTCAGAACCACCTGTGGGACAACCCGGAAAACCCCAAAAGGCTGGCGTGGCTCTGGGGTGAATTGGCAAAGAGGTACCGGTCCAACCCGGCCGTGGTCGCCTATGACGTCTTTAATGAGCCCTATGGTGGGTCGCACACCCAAATCAAGGCGGCATTTGCGCCGTGCTATTTGGCCATCCGTCAATTCGACCCCGACAAGTTGATTTTTGCCATGGGGTCGTATGACGGCTTTTCGTTCTATGGCACTCCCACTGAAAACGGGTGGCACAACGTGGGGTACCAAATGCACTATTATCCCGGGCTGTTTGGTGGTGGCGACCCGTCGCCGGAAACCCATGCAGACCACATCGCAGGCCTCGCAAGCGTGGCTGAAGAGGCCAAACGGTTCCAGGGCCCGTTTTTGGTCGGCGAGATGAACGTTGTCTTCAAATCTGCCGGCGGCGGGCCGTTGATGCGGAGATATTTTGATCTCCATGCCGGCTATGGATGGCATACAACAATGTGGGCGTACCGCCTGAACAAGCCGGATGCCAAGCCGGAGGAAGACTCTTGGGGGATGGTCGTTAACCAAAACCCAACGCCCCGGATCTCGATCAAATCCAGTTCAAAGTCGGCGATCGAGACGTTCTTCAAATCCCTCGGTGAGATGGAGCTGAGGGTCAACGAGCCCTTGCGTCGGGCCATGACGGCAAAATCGCCGCCTGCGGTTTCGCTGCCCAAACCGCCAAAGCGCAGAACCGTCGCCCCCAAGGGGGTTATTCCCGGTTGGAATTTAGATGAAATCGGGACGGATATACCAGGCGGGGTGGAAGAATTGGGCCAGGATCGGTTTGCCGTCTACGGCGCTGGGGCCGACATTTGGGGACAGCAAGATGCCTTTGTATTTCTGAATCAGCGGGTGGTCGGTGATTTTTCTATCCAGGTTGAAGTCACCGGCTTGGAACGGATTGAAGCGTACAGCAAAGCCGGGCTCATGATCCGGTCTACGACTGCCCCTGGGAGCCCCCATGTGCTCCTCTCCCTGTTCCCGAGCGGTGAAGTCCAAATGGCCGTGCGTCAAGCCGCCGGTGATAGCACCGAAGGATTTGGGGATGTGGGGAAATTGGAGTTTGGAAAGGCGTGGCTGCGCCTTACCCGGAAAGCCAATTTCGTGATTGGCCAGATTTCCACTGATGGACGCTCTTGGCGCACGGTGAAAAAGGTCGCGGTACCCGGATGGCCGGAAGAAGTGATGGCGGGAGTGGTCTCCCTTTCCCACCGTCCGGGGTGGCTCGCCCGGGCCGAGTATCGGGGCGTGAATATTCAAAAATGA
- a CDS encoding sugar ABC transporter permease: MKRGKLGNQTLAGLLFASPWLIGFTVFLLFPLLASLYNSFTEYTILTPPVWIGVENYANLLKDELFWKSLINTFQYAIVAIPVGTVAAIGMALLLNQKVKGQAFYRTFFFLPSLVPAVPMSILWLWIFNGENGIINSFARQINFGPIATLNKSFGLSIPPIPMPNWLGDVHLARYVLVVMAIWGVGNAMVIYLAGLQQVPVSLYEAADIDGATPWRKTWKITLPMLSPVMMFNIVMGIIGSMQVFAQPYIMFPGGAPERTTYFFSVYIYDTAFRDNKMGYASAMGWVMFLIIMALTYFAIKFMDRRVHYETA, encoded by the coding sequence ATGAAACGCGGCAAGTTGGGCAACCAAACGCTGGCCGGGCTTCTGTTCGCCTCGCCCTGGCTGATCGGATTTACCGTCTTCCTGCTCTTCCCGCTGTTGGCATCGCTTTACAACAGCTTCACTGAGTACACGATTTTGACCCCACCGGTCTGGATCGGGGTCGAAAACTATGCAAACCTTTTGAAAGATGAGCTTTTTTGGAAAAGCTTGATCAATACGTTTCAATATGCCATTGTTGCGATTCCGGTGGGAACCGTTGCGGCCATCGGCATGGCGTTGCTGTTGAACCAAAAGGTGAAGGGCCAAGCGTTTTACCGGACGTTCTTCTTCCTTCCCAGCTTGGTTCCGGCCGTCCCGATGTCGATCCTGTGGCTTTGGATCTTCAATGGAGAAAACGGGATCATCAACTCGTTTGCGCGGCAGATCAACTTTGGCCCGATCGCCACATTGAACAAATCATTCGGCCTTTCGATCCCCCCGATCCCGATGCCCAACTGGTTGGGCGACGTCCACTTGGCCCGGTATGTGTTGGTGGTGATGGCCATTTGGGGCGTCGGCAACGCGATGGTCATCTACTTGGCCGGATTGCAGCAGGTGCCAGTATCGCTTTATGAAGCGGCCGATATCGATGGGGCCACGCCATGGCGAAAAACGTGGAAGATCACTTTGCCGATGTTGAGCCCGGTGATGATGTTCAACATCGTCATGGGCATCATCGGGTCGATGCAGGTTTTTGCCCAGCCTTACATCATGTTCCCGGGCGGAGCGCCAGAGCGCACCACCTACTTCTTCAGTGTGTACATCTATGACACCGCTTTCCGCGACAACAAGATGGGTTATGCCAGTGCCATGGGCTGGGTGATGTTCCTCATCATCATGGCCCTGACCTATTTCGCCATCAAATTCATGGACCGCCGGGTGCATTACGAGACCGCATAA
- a CDS encoding AAA family ATPase → MTLLIGGGSCSGKSTLARAISAETGWPVIHLDAFFRRGQLGAPMIEIDGESVFDCNHPDTIDLKSALEAIRKTPEPRIIEGHFALTYPELRELATQSVFVDCPAEIREARRLARDCPSKGTEAQVLAYYRACAVPGFEKYIWPSRQHADLVVDGSSAAMPHLESLTKILSI, encoded by the coding sequence GTGACCCTGCTCATTGGAGGGGGATCGTGTTCCGGCAAATCCACGTTGGCCCGTGCGATATCGGCGGAAACCGGGTGGCCGGTGATCCATTTGGACGCGTTTTTCCGGCGGGGCCAACTTGGCGCCCCCATGATCGAGATCGATGGGGAATCCGTTTTCGACTGCAACCATCCGGACACTATCGACCTGAAATCGGCTTTGGAAGCCATCCGCAAAACGCCGGAACCCCGGATCATAGAAGGGCACTTCGCCTTGACCTACCCTGAACTGCGTGAGCTGGCCACCCAATCGGTTTTTGTGGATTGCCCAGCAGAAATCCGCGAGGCGAGGCGTTTGGCGCGGGATTGCCCGTCAAAGGGGACGGAGGCGCAGGTATTGGCTTATTACCGGGCGTGCGCCGTTCCTGGATTTGAGAAATACATCTGGCCCTCGCGCCAGCACGCCGACCTTGTCGTGGACGGTTCATCGGCAGCCATGCCGCATCTTGAGTCGCTGACCAAAATCCTGTCCATTTAG